A window of the Lactuca sativa cultivar Salinas chromosome 5, Lsat_Salinas_v11, whole genome shotgun sequence genome harbors these coding sequences:
- the LOC111880583 gene encoding uncharacterized protein LOC111880583, whose product MFTNTQRQEERTGKYGTPRVQYLQELVAQFQNASTEESKEKIVANLSNFAYDPYNYTFMRQLNVLELFLDCITESNEKLIEFGVGGICNSCVDPANAAVIIKCDGIPLLVQCLSSPVKNTVKYALGALYYLCNESTKEGILRPEVVDVIKRYAAADGVGVSFTNLAQAFLDKHVPEKH is encoded by the exons ATGTTCACTAATACTCAAAGACAAGAAGAACGTACTGGAAAATATGGTACTCCAAGGGTACAATACCTTCAG GAACTTGTAGCTCAGTTTCAGAATGCATCTACTGAAG AGTCGAAGGAGAAAATCGTTGCTAATTTATCAAACTTTGCATATGATCCCTACAATTATACATTTATGCGCCAG CTTAATGTTTTGGAACTTTTCCTGGACTGCATAACAGAGTCCAATGAGAAGCTAATAGAGTTTGGTGTTGGAGGGATCTGCAATTCATGTGTTG ATCCTGCAAATGCTGCAGTAATAATAAAATGTGATGGAATACCTCTTCTTGTACAATGCTTATCAAGTCCTGTTAAAAATACA GTGAAGTATGCTCTTGGGGCTTTGTATTATCTGTGTAATGAATCTACTAAAGAAGGTATCTTAAGACCTGAAGTTGTGGATGTGATTAAAAGATATGCAGCTGCTGATGGTGTTGGTGTTAGCTTCACCAATCTTGCTCAGGCCTTTTTAGATAAGCATGTccctgaaaaacattga